In one Podarcis muralis chromosome 7, rPodMur119.hap1.1, whole genome shotgun sequence genomic region, the following are encoded:
- the MRTO4 gene encoding mRNA turnover protein 4 homolog, translating into MPKSKRDKKVSLTKTAKKGLEVKQSLIEELRKCVDTYKYLFIFSIANMRNNKLKDIRNAWKHSRIFFGKNKVMMVALGRSPADEYKDNLHQVSKHLRGEVGLLFTNRTKEEVIEWFSQFKENDFARAGNKATFTVNLDTGPLEQFPHSMEPQLRQLGLPTALKKGVVTLISDYEVCKEGSILTPEQARILKLFGYTMAEFKVTIRSVWHAETGDFEQLAEEGEDITEGMEEEEEKDNCDEDDN; encoded by the exons ATGCCCAAGTCCAAGCGGGACAAGAAGG TCTCCTTGACAAAAACCGCCAAAAAAGGATTAGAAGTTAAACAGAGCTTAATAGAAGAG CTGCGGAAATGTGTGGACACCTACAAGTATCTCTTTATTTTTTCCATCGCCAACATGAGAAACAACAAACTGAAGGATATTCGGAATGCCTGGAAGCATAGCAG GATATTCTTCGGGAAAAACAAAGTGATGATGGTGGCCTTAGGACGGAGCCCAGCCGACGAATACAAAGATAATTTACACCAG gtCAGTAAGCATCTGCGGGGAGAGGTTGGGCTTCTCTTCACCAATCGCACCAAAGAGGAAGTTATAGA gtGGTTCTCTCAGTTTAAAGAGAACGACTTTGCCCGAGCCGGGAACAAAGCAACCTTCACCGTCAATCTGGATACGGGGCCCTTAGAACAGTTTCCCCACTCCATGGAGCCACAGCTGCGGCAGCTGGGACTCCCGACGGCGCTGAAAAAAG GAGTGGTGACCTTAATCTCGGATTACGAGGTCTGCAAAGAGGGGAGCATCCTGACCCCGGAACAAGCACGTATCCTG AAACTCTTTGGGTACACGATGGCAGAGTTCAAGGTGACGATCAGGAGCGTGTGGCATGCCGAGACAGGAGACTTTGAGCAGCTGGCCGAAGAGGGAGAGGACATCACAGAagggatggaggaagaggaggagaaggataaCTGTGATGAGGATGACAATTAG